In the Candidatus Electrothrix rattekaaiensis genome, one interval contains:
- the fusA gene encoding elongation factor G codes for MNKDLDKVRNIGISAHIDSGKTTLTERILYYTQRIHAIHEVRGKDGVGATMDSMELEKERGITIQSAATYCSWKDIDVNIIDTPGHVDFTVEVERALRVLDGAVLILCSVGGVQSQSITVDRQMTRYNVPRIAFINKCDRTGANPERVVKQLREKLNLNAVMIQLPIGLESDLEGMVDLVTMKAIYFDGDQGNEIRYEEIPDNLKDDAEEKREELLDAVSMFSEELMEAMLEEEEIPVELIQAAIRKGTLDLELAPVMIGSAYKNKGVQPLLDAVEMYLPCPTDVVNTALDLDNDEAEMTVSNNPDDPLVALAFKLEDGRYGQLTYVRTYQGTLKKGETIFNTRTGKKVKVGRLVRMHSNEMEEIEEAGSGDIVGLFGVDCASGDTFCDSKVNWSMSSMHVPAPVISLAITPVDNKAQDNMSKALNRFSKEDPTFKTFVDHETNETIISGMGELHLEVYIERMKREYKAEVEVGAPRVAYREAITQHADFNYTHKKQTGGSGQFGRVGGHMEPLEEEEYEFVDQIVGGVIPREYIPSCDKGFQASMEKGMLIGAPITGVRCLINDGSYHAVDSSDMAFQQAAKGAFKEGYKKAGPVIMEPIMKVSVEGPSEFQGSIMGSLNQRRGMIVGTSEEGSYTVVEADMPLSEMFGYSTTLRSLTQGKAEFTMEFSTYKQVPKSVSEELIKEYENSRKNG; via the coding sequence ATGAACAAAGATCTGGATAAGGTACGGAATATAGGCATCAGTGCCCATATTGATTCCGGCAAGACAACACTTACCGAGCGAATCCTTTACTACACGCAGCGCATCCACGCTATTCATGAGGTACGTGGCAAGGACGGCGTCGGCGCGACAATGGATTCCATGGAGCTGGAAAAAGAGCGCGGTATCACCATTCAGTCGGCAGCCACCTACTGTTCATGGAAAGATATTGATGTCAATATTATTGACACACCGGGCCATGTGGATTTTACCGTTGAAGTTGAACGTGCTCTGCGGGTACTTGATGGTGCTGTTCTGATCCTCTGCTCCGTGGGCGGTGTTCAGTCGCAGTCCATCACAGTTGATCGTCAGATGACTCGGTATAATGTTCCGCGTATCGCCTTTATTAATAAATGCGATCGAACAGGTGCTAATCCAGAACGAGTTGTCAAGCAGCTGCGGGAAAAGCTGAACCTCAATGCCGTAATGATTCAGCTGCCTATTGGTTTGGAATCAGATCTTGAAGGTATGGTTGATCTGGTCACCATGAAGGCTATCTATTTTGACGGAGATCAGGGCAATGAAATTCGTTATGAAGAGATCCCTGATAACCTGAAAGATGACGCCGAAGAGAAGAGAGAGGAACTGCTGGATGCAGTTTCCATGTTCTCGGAAGAGTTGATGGAGGCCATGCTGGAAGAGGAAGAAATTCCTGTAGAGCTGATTCAGGCCGCTATTCGGAAAGGGACTCTGGATCTGGAGCTGGCACCGGTCATGATCGGTTCGGCGTATAAAAATAAGGGTGTTCAGCCCCTGTTAGATGCTGTCGAGATGTACCTGCCCTGTCCGACTGATGTCGTAAATACCGCTCTTGATCTGGATAATGATGAAGCGGAAATGACGGTTTCTAATAATCCTGATGATCCGTTGGTTGCTCTGGCTTTTAAACTTGAGGACGGTCGATACGGTCAGCTGACCTATGTTCGTACCTATCAGGGTACACTGAAAAAAGGCGAGACCATCTTCAATACCAGAACCGGTAAGAAGGTCAAAGTCGGACGTTTGGTTCGGATGCACTCCAATGAGATGGAGGAAATCGAAGAGGCCGGTTCCGGCGATATTGTGGGTCTCTTCGGTGTAGACTGCGCCTCCGGCGATACCTTCTGCGACAGCAAGGTCAACTGGTCTATGAGTTCCATGCATGTTCCTGCCCCGGTTATTTCCTTGGCCATCACCCCGGTTGACAATAAAGCCCAAGACAATATGTCCAAGGCCCTGAACCGCTTTAGTAAGGAAGACCCGACCTTCAAGACTTTTGTTGATCATGAGACCAATGAGACCATTATCTCCGGTATGGGTGAGCTCCATCTTGAGGTCTATATTGAACGAATGAAGCGCGAGTACAAGGCCGAGGTTGAGGTCGGTGCTCCCCGGGTTGCCTATCGTGAGGCCATTACGCAGCATGCTGACTTCAATTACACCCATAAGAAACAGACCGGTGGTTCAGGTCAGTTCGGTCGAGTAGGTGGTCATATGGAGCCGTTGGAAGAGGAAGAGTACGAATTTGTCGATCAGATTGTGGGTGGTGTTATCCCGCGTGAGTATATCCCGTCCTGTGACAAGGGCTTCCAGGCTTCCATGGAAAAGGGTATGCTGATCGGTGCACCCATTACTGGGGTTCGTTGCCTGATCAACGACGGGAGTTACCATGCGGTCGACTCCTCGGATATGGCTTTTCAACAGGCTGCCAAAGGGGCCTTTAAAGAGGGCTATAAAAAAGCTGGTCCGGTTATCATGGAGCCGATCATGAAGGTGTCTGTAGAAGGGCCTTCCGAGTTTCAGGGATCAATCATGGGCAGCCTGAATCAGCGACGCGGTATGATTGTCGGTACCTCTGAAGAGGGGAGCTATACCGTTGTAGAGGCGGATATGCCTTTATCTGAGATGTTCGGCTATTCAACAACACTGCGTTCTCTGACCCAGGGAAAGGCTGAATTCACGATGGAGTTCTCAACGTATAAGCAGGTTCCCAAGAGTGTTTCCGAAGAGCTGATTAAGGAATACGAAAACTCTAGGAAAAACGGATAA
- the hisA gene encoding phosphoribosylformimino-5-aminoimidazole carboxamide ribotide isomerase translates to MRFRPCIDLHNGKVKQIVGSTLSDSDSANLRTNFSSQFSSSHYARMYRQDNLLGGHIIMLGPGNEEAATEALQGWPGGLQIGGGITAENAQLWLNRGASHVIVTSHVFHDGQLDTERLDRLCRLIGKEHLVLDLSCRWKDDGYYVVTDRWQKFTDLMISGKMLKELEESCDEFLIHAVDVEGKCMGVDERLIEILAAAGVNKPITYAGGVTDMNDLQLIHRAGKSKLDATVGSALDIFGGTGCTYEEVVAFHNQATG, encoded by the coding sequence ATGCGCTTCCGTCCTTGTATTGACCTGCATAATGGCAAGGTGAAACAGATTGTCGGCTCCACGCTGAGCGACAGCGATTCCGCAAACCTACGAACCAATTTTTCTTCTCAATTTTCGTCTTCCCATTACGCCCGAATGTACCGCCAAGATAACCTCCTTGGAGGCCATATCATTATGCTGGGACCAGGTAATGAAGAGGCAGCAACCGAGGCCCTGCAAGGCTGGCCCGGAGGGCTGCAAATCGGCGGGGGAATAACTGCGGAAAATGCTCAGCTTTGGCTGAACCGAGGGGCGTCCCATGTTATTGTCACCTCCCATGTTTTTCATGATGGGCAATTGGATACGGAGCGGTTGGATAGATTGTGTCGGCTCATCGGCAAAGAGCACTTGGTGCTTGATCTGAGCTGCCGCTGGAAAGATGACGGTTATTACGTGGTCACCGACCGATGGCAGAAGTTTACTGATTTGATGATCAGCGGAAAAATGCTGAAGGAGCTGGAGGAGAGTTGCGATGAGTTTTTGATCCATGCTGTCGACGTGGAGGGAAAATGCATGGGTGTTGATGAACGGTTGATTGAGATCTTGGCAGCAGCCGGGGTGAACAAGCCTATCACCTATGCAGGTGGGGTTACTGACATGAACGATTTGCAACTTATTCATAGGGCTGGGAAATCCAAGCTGGATGCAACAGTGGGAAGTGCTCTGGATATCTTCGGTGGCACAGGGTGTACCTACGAAGAGGTGGTGGCTTTTCATAATCAGGCTACGGGGTAA